One region of Ptiloglossa arizonensis isolate GNS036 chromosome 8, iyPtiAriz1_principal, whole genome shotgun sequence genomic DNA includes:
- the LOC143150691 gene encoding uncharacterized protein LOC143150691, with product MRAGRDPRVKDRYCGRAPLALRDEQHLAFIVTLNTGSSLKEVSFQLDAFTAGPDDAAFDHADFESSGSLTEQGYRVAMTAVFGHCPDKTEVKHVFRSTERISRDDFEGWVSRKCVGNDSSVDKETLFAMLDKDYKGYLTLEDFRSASKSVDLKVSSSVWKTVFKELDRRKKGYIDFDEFSSVLPTRFVSCHNIVKRLLRCLARGLARGLASR from the exons ATGCGCGCCGGTCGAGATCCTCGCGTGAAAGACCGATATTGTGGTCGTGCACCTCTCGCGTTGCGCGACGAGCAACACCTCGCTTTCATCGTAACGCTTAATACGGGGAGTTCGCTCAAGGAAGTTTCCTTCCAGCTCGATGCGTTCACGGCTGGACCAGACGACGCC GCTTTCGACCACGCTGACTTCGAATCATCGGGTTCGTTGACCGAACAAGGGTACAGGGTAGCGATGACCGCAGTTTTCGGACACTGCCCGGACAAA ACGGAAGTGAAACACGTTTTTCGTTCCACCGAGAGAATATCACGTGACGATTTCGAAGGTTGGGTATCTCGAAAGTGCGTTGGCAACGATTCCAGTGTCGATAAGGAAACGTTGTTCGCTATGCTGGATAAGGATT acaaaGGTTATTTGACGTTGGAGGATTTCCGTTCGGCGAGCAAATCCGTGGATTTGAAGGTGTCGTCGTCGGTTTGGAAAACGGTGTTCAAGGAACTGGATCGTCGCAAAAAGGGATACATCGATTTCGATGAATTCTCAAGTGTATTGCCGACG cgtttcgtatcttgtCACAATATCGTGAAACGTTTACTGCGTTGCCTTGCTCGTGGCCTTGCTCGTGGCCTTGCAAG TCGATAA